GCCCTGTTCTTCCTGCTCTCGCTGCTGCCCTTCGGCGGGCTGTACGGCGACAAGCTCATCAAGCGCTACGAGTCCGACGGCGTCATCGCCGACCGGGCCCGCCGTGAAGGCACGGTCACCGCATGATCGTCGCCTTCTCGGTCTCCCCGCTCGGCGTCGGTGAGGACGTCGGCGAGTACGTCGCCGACGCGGTGCGCGTGGTCCGCGAGTCCGGGCTGCCCAATCGCACCGACGCCATGTTCACCTCGATCGAGGGCGAGTGGGACGAGGTCATGGATGTCGTCAAGCGGGCCGTCGCCGCGGTCGAGGCACGCGCCGGACGCGTCTCCCTGGTACTGAAGGCAGATATCCGTCCGGGCGTCACCGACGGCCTGACGTCCAAGGTCGAGACCGTGGAACGGCACTTGGCGGGCTGACACTCCGTCCGTCTCCCGTAGCTCTGCGTTCACCCGATAGGCCCCCGCCGCCACACGGCCGGGGGCCTGTCGCGTTCGGATTCAAAAACCCCTCACTCGGACCTGTCGAGTCGACACGCCATTGGGAGTCCCCTTCTGTGGGGTTACCAACCCGTTCGACACTTGGAGGCACGGTGCGGTCGGAGGGCTACGACTACGACACCCACAGCCGGCTCGCGGGTCCGCTCACGGAGCCGGACGCGACGGGATACCGGGTGCGGTACCGGAGTCTGCTGTCGACGGAGAAGCACCGAATAAGGGCAGTCCTCCTGATGACGCTCGCCCCGGTGCTCACCGGGCTGCTGCTCCTGTACCTGGTCTGGCCCACGCACTGGACCGAGCGCGAGGGCGGCGAACGCTGGCTGATCTGGGCCGACGCGGTGATGCTCGCGTCGATCGGTCTGATCGAGCTGTTCATGCTGGTCAACGTGGTCTCGGTGGCGCACGCCACGCTCGTCGCCCGGGACCCGGTCCCGGTCACGCCCGAGCCCGGCACCCGCGTCGCGTTCCTCACCACGTACGTACCCGGCAAGGAACCGCTCTCGATGGTGCGGGCCACGCTCCAGGGCGCCGTGCGGATGCATCACCCCGGGCCGCTGGACATCTGGCTGCTCGACGAGGGCGACGACCCGGCGGCCAGGATGCTCTGCGCGGAACTGGGCGTGCACCACTTCACCCGGAGCGGGGTGCCCGAGTGGAACCGCAAGAAGGGCGTCCACAAGGCGCGGACGAAGCACGGCAACTACAACGCCTGGCTCGCCATGCACGGGGACGGCTACGACTTCTTCGCCTCCGTCGACACCGACCACGTCCCGATGCCCAACTTCCTGGAGCGGATGCTCGGCTACTTCCGGGACCCCGACATCGCCTTCGTCGTCGGCCCGCAGGTCTACGGGAACTACGACTCGGCCGTCACGAAGGCCGCCGAGTCGCAGCAGTTCCTCTTCCACGCGCTGATCCAGCGCGCGGGCAACCGGTACGGCGCCCCGATGTTCGTCGGCACCAACAACGTCGTACGCATCGCCGCGCTGCGCCAGGTCGGCGGGCTGTACGACTCGATCACCGAGGACATGGCGACCGGCTTCGAGATCCACCGCCGCCGCAACCCCCTGACCGGAAGGTACTGGCGCTCCGTCTACACCCCGGACGTGCTGGCCGTCGGCGAGGGGCCGGCCTCCTGGACCGACTTCTTCACCCAGCAGCTGCGCTGGTCGAGGGGGACGTACGAGACGCTGTTCCGGCAGTACGGCAAGGCGCTGTTCCGGGTCCCGCCCGGCCGGCTCCTCAGCTACACACTGATGCTCGTCTACTACCCGATGACCGCGGTCAACTGGCTGCTGGGCGTGCTGAGCTGTGTGCTGTTCCTCTGGCTGGGAGCCTCCGGCACCCAGGTCGCGGCCTCGATCTGGCTCATGCTCTACAGCGACGCCGCCGCGCTCCAGATCGGGCTCTACCTCTGGAACCGCCGCCACAACGTCTCGCCGCACGAACCCGAGGGATCGGGCGGGCTGGCGGGCATGGCGATGTCCGCGCTCTCCGCGCCGATCTATCTGAAGTCGCTGGGCTCCGCCCTGCTGCGCACCGACGGCCGGTTCGTCGTCACGCCCAAGGGCGGCCAGGCCAGCCCCGACCGGCTCCTCACCTTCCGTATCCACCTCTTCTGGGCCGCCGTGCTGGTGAGCTCGCTCATCGCGTCCGTCCAGCTGGGTCACACCCATGCGGCGATGCGCACCTGGGCCGTACTGGCCCTCGGTATCGCCCTGTCGCCCGTCGCGGTGTGGTCGTGGACGTCCTGGCAGGACCGCCGCAGCCGGACCGGCAGTGCCGTGCCCGTACCGGCGAAGGCTCCGGATGCCGCCTTCGTCACCACCACCACGACGGCGTCGGCGCCCGCGACGTCGAGCAGCGCCGCGTCCACCACCACAGCAGGAGGGAACTGAGCCATGGCCTACACGCCCACGAAACGGATGAGGAAGACGCTCCTGGGCGGCGGTGCCATCGTGGTGCTCGCCGGGCTGAACGCTCCGGCCGCACTCTCCTTCGCCGAGGACCGGTACCACGCGTACAAGATCGACCAGCCCGAGTACAAGGCCCAGTACGGCTCCTGGGACCGCGTGAACATCCCGGACGAGTACCGCACGAACGCCATTCACGCCGCGCTGCTGCACACCGGCAAGGTCCTGATCGTCGCCGGCTCCGGCAACAACGAGAAGAGCTTCGACGAGGGCACGTTCGACACCGTTCTGTGGGACCCGAAGGCGAACACCTTCAAGAAGATCGCCACTCCCGAGGACTTCTTCTGCGGCGGCCACGCGGCGCTCCCGGACGGCCGGCTGCTGATCGCGGGAGGCACCGCGCGCTACGAGGTGCTCGACGACAAGGTGCAGCGGGCCGGCGGCGGGATGCGGGTGAAGAACGAGAACCCGGACAAGCCCCTCACCCTCAAGAAGGGCACCGTCTTCCGCTCGCCCTCCGGCGTCGAGTACGTCTCGCAGTTCGACGTGACGGTGCCGAAGGCCAAGCGCGAATTCGAGGTCGACTACTTCAAGAGCGGCCAGATGAAGCCGTGGAAGACCAAGGTGACCGCCGCCGAGGCGCGGGTCTTCGTGGAGTCGCTGAAGGACGGCCCGCAGGCGGTGACCACCGAGGCCGCCCAGTACGAGATCGAGGGTCTGAAGGGCAAGGCCGCCGACAACTCGTACGGTCTCGCCGAGAAGATCACCATGGACAAGCAGGACTTCCAGGGGATCAGGGCGGCCTACGAGTTCGACCCGACGGCCGAGAAGTACATCCGCGTCGACCCGATGAAGGAGGCCCGCTGGTATCCGACCCTCGTGGGGCTGGAGGACGGCAAGGTGCTCGCCGTGTCCGGCCTCGACGACGTGGGCGCGATCCTTCCGGGGGACAACGAGATCTACGACCCCGAGACGAAGAAGTGGTCCAAGGGACCCTTCCACTACTTCCCGACCTACCCCGCGCTCTTCCTCACCAAGGGCGGCAAGCTCTTCTATCCGGGGGCCAACGCCGGATACGGGCCCGCCGACAAGGGGCGGGTCCCCGGGGTGTGGGACCTGAATACGAACACCTTCACCGCGGTCGACGGGCTCACCGACACCGACGAGACCGAGACGGCGGCCTCCCTCATGCTGCCGCCGGCCCAGGACCAGAAGGTGATGATCCTCGGCGGAGGCGGGGTGGGCGAGTCCAAGAAGTCGACCGCGCGCACCGCGATCATCGACCTGAAGGAGGAGAGCCCGGTCTTCGAGGAGGGGCCGGACCTCCCGCAGGGAACCCGCTATCTGAACAGCGTGATCATGCCCGACGACACGGTCTTCACCAGCGGCGGATCGGCGGACTACCGGGGGCGCGGCGCCAGCAACATCCTCAAGGCGCAGTTCTACGACCCCAAGGCCAACGCCTTCAAGGAGGCGGCCGAACCGACCGTGGGCCGCAACTACCACTCGGAGGCCCTGCTCCTGCCGGACGGACGGGTGGCGACCTTCGGTTCCGACTCGCTCTACGGCGACAAGGACAACACCAAGCTCGGCAAGTTCGAGCAGCGCATGGAGGTCTTCACACCGCCCTCGCTGTACGGGAAGGGGGAGCGGCCGGTGATCGGGGCCGGGCCCCAGGACGTCGTACGGGGCGGCAGCGCCACGTACGAGGTCGCCGACTCCGCGAGCATCGCGACCGCCCGGCTGATGCGGCCGAGCGCCGTCACGCACACCACCGACGTCGAGCAGCGGTCGATCGAGCTCGGTCTGAAGAAGCGCGGGGGAGCGGTGACGGTGGACGTGCCGGACGACAGCACGCTGGTGCCGCCCGGCTGGTACATGCTCTTCGTCACCGACACCGACGGAACGCCGTCCGAGGCGAAGTGGGTCAAGGTCGGCTGAGCGGGCGTACGGCTACGGCTTCGTCCGGGTGGCCAGGCCCAAGGCGTAGTCCGGCCACCAGGTGCCCGCCGAGGGGCCGCCGCGGCAGGTGCCGTCCGAGTCGCCGGGCCGCTTGATCCAGAGGTAGGCGTCGAGCCCGTCGTCACCGGTGCGGGTGGTCGGGGGCGTGCCCAGGGCGCGCCCCGGCGGGTTGCACCACGCTTCGGCACGGTCCCCGGACAGGGGGCCGTTGCCGTTGCGGCTGGTGTCGATCACGTAGTGGGCGCCGCCCACCAGCGGAGAGAGCCTGGCCCCGTACGACCGCACCGTGGCATTGGTCTGGAAGTTGGCGACGTTGAGCGCGAAGCCGTCGGCCCGGTCGATGCCGGCGCGCTTGAGCGGCTCGACCATCTTGGACGGGTCGTTGATCCAGTCGGGGTTGCCGGCGTCCAGGTAGACCTTGGTCCGCGGCAGCTTCTTCAGGGTGTCCACGGCCTCGGACAGCAGCATGAAGCGCTCGTCGTGGTTCTCCGCGGGGGTGCAGCCGTCCACGATGTGCGGCAGCGCGTCGGGCTCCAGGATCACGGTGGCGGGGGCCCGGCCGATGGCGTCGGCGAACTCGCCGATCCACCAGCGGTAGAAGCCCGCGTCGGCGGCGCCGCCCGCGGAGTAGGCGCCGCAGTCGCGGTGCGGGATGTTGTACGCGACGAGCAGCACGCTCGTATCGGTTTTGGCGGCGCTGCGCACGGCGTTGCGGATGCCGGCGGCCGGCTGGTCGCCCCGGGGCCAGTCCGCGACCGGGCGGGTGGAGATCCGCTTCAGGGTC
The Streptomyces sp. NBC_00234 DNA segment above includes these coding regions:
- a CDS encoding MTH1187 family thiamine-binding protein; this encodes MIVAFSVSPLGVGEDVGEYVADAVRVVRESGLPNRTDAMFTSIEGEWDEVMDVVKRAVAAVEARAGRVSLVLKADIRPGVTDGLTSKVETVERHLAG
- a CDS encoding glycosyltransferase family 2 protein, which produces MRSEGYDYDTHSRLAGPLTEPDATGYRVRYRSLLSTEKHRIRAVLLMTLAPVLTGLLLLYLVWPTHWTEREGGERWLIWADAVMLASIGLIELFMLVNVVSVAHATLVARDPVPVTPEPGTRVAFLTTYVPGKEPLSMVRATLQGAVRMHHPGPLDIWLLDEGDDPAARMLCAELGVHHFTRSGVPEWNRKKGVHKARTKHGNYNAWLAMHGDGYDFFASVDTDHVPMPNFLERMLGYFRDPDIAFVVGPQVYGNYDSAVTKAAESQQFLFHALIQRAGNRYGAPMFVGTNNVVRIAALRQVGGLYDSITEDMATGFEIHRRRNPLTGRYWRSVYTPDVLAVGEGPASWTDFFTQQLRWSRGTYETLFRQYGKALFRVPPGRLLSYTLMLVYYPMTAVNWLLGVLSCVLFLWLGASGTQVAASIWLMLYSDAAALQIGLYLWNRRHNVSPHEPEGSGGLAGMAMSALSAPIYLKSLGSALLRTDGRFVVTPKGGQASPDRLLTFRIHLFWAAVLVSSLIASVQLGHTHAAMRTWAVLALGIALSPVAVWSWTSWQDRRSRTGSAVPVPAKAPDAAFVTTTTTASAPATSSSAASTTTAGGN
- a CDS encoding kelch motif-containing protein: MAYTPTKRMRKTLLGGGAIVVLAGLNAPAALSFAEDRYHAYKIDQPEYKAQYGSWDRVNIPDEYRTNAIHAALLHTGKVLIVAGSGNNEKSFDEGTFDTVLWDPKANTFKKIATPEDFFCGGHAALPDGRLLIAGGTARYEVLDDKVQRAGGGMRVKNENPDKPLTLKKGTVFRSPSGVEYVSQFDVTVPKAKREFEVDYFKSGQMKPWKTKVTAAEARVFVESLKDGPQAVTTEAAQYEIEGLKGKAADNSYGLAEKITMDKQDFQGIRAAYEFDPTAEKYIRVDPMKEARWYPTLVGLEDGKVLAVSGLDDVGAILPGDNEIYDPETKKWSKGPFHYFPTYPALFLTKGGKLFYPGANAGYGPADKGRVPGVWDLNTNTFTAVDGLTDTDETETAASLMLPPAQDQKVMILGGGGVGESKKSTARTAIIDLKEESPVFEEGPDLPQGTRYLNSVIMPDDTVFTSGGSADYRGRGASNILKAQFYDPKANAFKEAAEPTVGRNYHSEALLLPDGRVATFGSDSLYGDKDNTKLGKFEQRMEVFTPPSLYGKGERPVIGAGPQDVVRGGSATYEVADSASIATARLMRPSAVTHTTDVEQRSIELGLKKRGGAVTVDVPDDSTLVPPGWYMLFVTDTDGTPSEAKWVKVG
- a CDS encoding glycoside hydrolase family 6 protein; amino-acid sequence: MSGRRIFPVLTAAVLTATLAAGCSSPSPRSGDAPTDAGLVRGEAAPSATSPYWVDPNSDAARQVRTWEKQGRTEDAKTLKRISTRPVADWPRGDQPAAGIRNAVRSAAKTDTSVLLVAYNIPHRDCGAYSAGGAADAGFYRWWIGEFADAIGRAPATVILEPDALPHIVDGCTPAENHDERFMLLSEAVDTLKKLPRTKVYLDAGNPDWINDPSKMVEPLKRAGIDRADGFALNVANFQTNATVRSYGARLSPLVGGAHYVIDTSRNGNGPLSGDRAEAWCNPPGRALGTPPTTRTGDDGLDAYLWIKRPGDSDGTCRGGPSAGTWWPDYALGLATRTKP